A stretch of the Geovibrio thiophilus genome encodes the following:
- a CDS encoding glycogen synthase, translating to MNIAHITGEAAPFIQTGGLGTFLEKLAAAQAADGHMVRICVPLYLLTDREAGEIAETGIRINVSAGEKEYEFAVHSALVSGVEYLFFANPELFSRGGIYGSGDFDYSDNDLRYAAFSQACLFYFAGGCAVPDVIHCHDWQAGLAPLYSSLLFRDMKWKTVFTIHDVQCQGLFQRMDLEELNLPWEVYDIEGIEFYGQISFLKAGIVYSDFITTVSPAYARDIQTEGFAGGMEGVITKYSYKLKGILNGIDYNVWNPGNDCYVSCSVGSGRNWKKECKKDLSGDFGINPERPLFVMIGRMSNRKGLELILDAAADLAQKEADFFILGHGDKAYVRIIKKLAESFGNFFIHTRYDHALAHRLFAAADFILAPSLYEPFGSSHLIGTRYGAVPLVNPSGGVEDTVKCFAENGCALIMKEYTVAELLNKVDEAIKLYSTGDLTQKVMESSCCADFSWERAAAQYLEIYRSPDGGGT from the coding sequence ATGAACATAGCCCACATCACAGGCGAAGCCGCTCCGTTCATACAGACCGGAGGTCTCGGAACATTTCTTGAAAAACTCGCGGCAGCTCAGGCGGCAGACGGACACATGGTGCGGATCTGCGTTCCTCTTTATCTGCTCACAGACAGGGAAGCGGGAGAGATAGCGGAGACGGGGATCAGGATTAACGTCAGTGCCGGAGAGAAGGAGTATGAGTTTGCGGTGCATTCCGCCCTTGTCTCAGGGGTTGAATACCTGTTTTTCGCAAACCCCGAGCTTTTCAGCAGAGGCGGCATATACGGTTCTGGCGATTTCGACTATTCGGACAACGACCTCAGATACGCTGCGTTTTCGCAGGCATGCCTCTTTTACTTTGCCGGCGGCTGCGCTGTGCCCGATGTGATCCACTGCCACGACTGGCAGGCGGGGCTTGCGCCTTTGTACAGCTCACTGCTGTTCAGGGATATGAAATGGAAAACGGTCTTCACCATACACGATGTTCAGTGTCAGGGGCTTTTCCAGAGAATGGATCTGGAGGAGCTTAACCTCCCTTGGGAAGTGTATGATATTGAAGGAATAGAATTTTACGGACAAATAAGCTTCCTCAAGGCGGGGATAGTTTACTCCGACTTTATAACCACCGTCAGCCCTGCCTACGCACGGGATATTCAAACCGAAGGTTTCGCCGGAGGGATGGAAGGGGTTATAACAAAATATTCATATAAGTTGAAAGGAATCCTCAACGGAATAGATTATAATGTATGGAACCCCGGAAACGACTGCTATGTTTCATGCTCGGTCGGCAGCGGGAGAAACTGGAAAAAAGAGTGCAAAAAGGATCTGTCAGGGGATTTCGGTATAAACCCGGAGAGACCGCTTTTTGTTATGATAGGCAGAATGAGCAACAGAAAGGGTCTGGAGCTTATTCTGGACGCGGCGGCTGATCTGGCGCAGAAAGAAGCGGATTTTTTCATACTCGGTCACGGAGACAAGGCGTATGTGCGCATAATAAAGAAGCTGGCGGAAAGCTTCGGCAACTTCTTCATTCACACCAGATATGACCACGCGCTGGCGCACAGGCTTTTTGCCGCGGCGGACTTCATACTGGCTCCGTCGCTCTATGAACCTTTCGGTTCTTCCCACCTCATAGGGACACGCTACGGCGCCGTTCCTCTGGTGAACCCTTCGGGCGGGGTGGAAGACACTGTGAAATGCTTTGCCGAAAACGGCTGCGCGCTGATTATGAAGGAATATACTGTGGCGGAACTGTTGAACAAGGTTGATGAAGCTATAAAACTGTACAGCACGGGCGATTTAACGCAGAAGGTTATGGAATCCTCATGTTGCGCTGATTTTTCATGGGAGAGAGCAGCGGCACAGTACCTCGAAATTTACCGGTCACCGGATGGAGGAGGAACATGA
- the galT gene encoding galactose-1-phosphate uridylyltransferase, with the protein MSELRFDPVKQKWSVIATERSRRPHDFLVERHEHAHGEKAQINCPFCYGNEVHTPHEIYAMRSFGKKNDANWLTRVVPNKYPAFGIEGELKRSGSGIYDTVTGIGAHEVIIDTPVHSMRLKTYDRMTVYNLFYTFRERVRDLSNDTRFRYIMPFKNYGLGFGTNIIHPHSQVIALPVVPNILKTKLKSAKEHYRRKERCIFCDILEQEHKDNSRIVYENQDFIAFCPYASSFPFELSIYPKQHAHSFAVITESGLTSLADMITEIFHRLDRVLEDPPLNMVIHTSPPLNYRPGKPDFWHSIKFDYHWHIEIAPRLTGYAGFEWGTGFHINPVRPEEAAEYLRQAGGI; encoded by the coding sequence ATGTCAGAACTGAGGTTTGACCCTGTAAAACAGAAATGGAGTGTAATCGCCACCGAACGGAGCCGCAGACCCCACGATTTTCTCGTGGAGCGGCATGAGCATGCCCACGGTGAAAAAGCGCAGATAAACTGCCCCTTCTGCTACGGGAATGAAGTTCACACTCCCCACGAGATATACGCCATGCGTTCATTCGGCAAAAAGAATGACGCTAACTGGCTTACCCGTGTTGTTCCAAACAAGTACCCCGCCTTCGGCATAGAAGGGGAGCTGAAAAGGAGCGGCAGCGGCATATACGACACAGTGACGGGAATCGGCGCCCATGAGGTGATAATCGATACTCCTGTTCATTCCATGCGCCTGAAAACGTATGACAGAATGACTGTTTACAACCTTTTTTACACTTTCAGGGAGAGGGTGCGGGATCTCTCGAACGATACAAGGTTCCGCTACATTATGCCTTTTAAGAACTACGGACTGGGCTTCGGCACAAATATAATCCATCCGCATTCGCAGGTGATAGCCCTTCCCGTTGTGCCTAATATACTGAAAACGAAGCTGAAAAGCGCCAAGGAGCACTACAGGCGCAAGGAACGCTGCATCTTCTGCGATATTCTTGAGCAGGAGCATAAGGACAACAGCCGCATAGTATATGAGAATCAGGACTTTATAGCCTTCTGCCCCTATGCCTCAAGCTTCCCGTTTGAGCTGTCCATATACCCCAAGCAGCATGCCCACAGCTTCGCTGTGATTACCGAAAGCGGGCTCACCAGTCTGGCGGACATGATAACGGAGATTTTTCACAGGCTGGACAGGGTTTTGGAAGACCCGCCTCTGAACATGGTTATACATACTTCACCCCCGCTGAACTACCGTCCGGGCAAGCCGGATTTCTGGCACAGCATAAAGTTTGATTACCACTGGCACATAGAGATAGCGCCCAGACTCACCGGCTACGCAGGGTTCGAGTGGGGAACAGGCTTTCACATCAACCCCGTGCGCCCCGAAGAGGCGGCGGAATACCTCAGACAGGCAGGCGGCATATGA
- a CDS encoding alpha-amylase/4-alpha-glucanotransferase domain-containing protein, with the protein MKMPFLFGIHCHQPVGNFSHVVDEAVRLCYAPFMEAALLYPKFRFAVHYSGWLLDYIRQNHKAVFTDMKKLSDNNQIEFFTGGYYEPVLSAIPSGDRRGQIEKLSGYINNHFGQMPDGLWLTERVWDPAIITDVAEVGVRNMIVDDYHFISAGYYKEMLNGYYVSEQDGKRVNLFPIDKNLRYLIPFKEEEAIVEYLENTADSGGKCSVIFDDGEKFGVWPHTYEWVYEEGWLERFLDTVISSGKCEFAFFGETADRVKPAGLAYLPITSYHEMGEWSLFAGRIEEMEKLQEHLREEGREEEAEVFVKGGIWKNFFAKYPESNRIHKRALRLSGYAAEMKDEALTEALYKAQCNDALWHGIFGGLYLPNLRNNSWSFIIEAEKEYERLAENLPMIETADLDYDGYDDAYVRTETFNASFTSRDCGQMTTLELKRNNVNLINTISRRKEAYHAMLLKDRAEDELKSGISTIHDLNVEITDEMKAMLVYDWYNKNSFIDHVTPEFDGEKFASCSFSELSDFTNQPAEMTAGEDTLTFSRSGGIYHNGKGYNAEIIKKFTFSGEGMEFETELTTDCPAELTYVCEMNFHLWNMAGVTVNGGESGSFHKGGTFDITDGITGTVTVETNAEGASSNVFYTVSQSEKGVDLTAQGVSLFIPVKFRGKAELTGRLKVQ; encoded by the coding sequence ATGAAAATGCCTTTTCTTTTCGGAATACACTGCCACCAGCCGGTGGGGAACTTCAGCCATGTCGTGGACGAGGCTGTCCGGCTATGCTATGCGCCTTTCATGGAGGCGGCTCTTCTTTATCCGAAGTTCCGCTTCGCCGTTCATTACAGCGGCTGGCTGCTGGATTACATCAGGCAGAATCATAAAGCTGTTTTCACAGATATGAAAAAGCTCTCGGACAACAACCAGATAGAATTTTTCACAGGCGGGTATTACGAACCCGTGCTTTCAGCTATCCCTTCCGGTGACAGGCGGGGGCAGATAGAGAAGCTCAGCGGGTACATCAACAATCACTTCGGTCAGATGCCGGACGGATTATGGCTCACCGAGCGTGTGTGGGATCCGGCGATCATAACGGATGTTGCCGAAGTCGGTGTGCGGAACATGATCGTGGACGACTACCATTTCATATCCGCAGGCTACTACAAGGAGATGCTGAACGGTTATTACGTCTCGGAGCAGGACGGGAAGAGGGTGAACCTGTTTCCCATTGATAAGAACCTGCGCTACCTCATTCCTTTTAAGGAGGAGGAGGCGATTGTGGAGTATCTGGAAAACACTGCGGACAGCGGCGGGAAATGCTCCGTAATATTCGATGACGGAGAGAAATTCGGCGTATGGCCTCACACCTATGAATGGGTGTATGAGGAGGGCTGGCTGGAAAGATTTCTGGATACGGTGATCTCATCCGGTAAATGCGAGTTCGCCTTTTTCGGTGAGACTGCGGACAGGGTTAAGCCCGCGGGGCTTGCTTATCTGCCCATAACTTCTTATCACGAAATGGGTGAATGGTCGCTTTTCGCCGGCAGAATAGAAGAGATGGAGAAGCTTCAGGAGCACCTCAGGGAAGAGGGACGGGAGGAAGAGGCGGAGGTTTTCGTCAAGGGCGGCATATGGAAAAACTTCTTCGCCAAATATCCCGAAAGCAACCGCATACATAAACGGGCACTGAGGCTCAGCGGATACGCCGCTGAGATGAAGGATGAAGCGCTGACGGAGGCGCTTTACAAGGCTCAGTGCAATGACGCCCTCTGGCACGGAATATTCGGCGGGCTTTATCTGCCGAACCTGCGGAACAACTCATGGAGCTTTATCATAGAGGCGGAGAAGGAATATGAGCGCCTTGCGGAAAACCTTCCGATGATAGAGACCGCAGACCTTGACTATGACGGCTACGACGATGCCTATGTCCGCACGGAGACGTTCAACGCCAGCTTCACCTCAAGGGACTGCGGGCAGATGACCACTCTGGAGCTAAAGCGCAATAACGTAAACCTTATCAATACTATATCCAGAAGGAAGGAGGCTTACCACGCCATGCTCCTTAAGGACAGGGCGGAGGACGAGCTGAAAAGCGGCATCTCCACCATACACGACCTCAATGTGGAAATAACCGACGAAATGAAAGCCATGCTCGTTTATGACTGGTACAATAAAAACTCGTTTATAGATCACGTTACGCCGGAGTTTGACGGGGAGAAGTTTGCCTCGTGCTCATTCTCCGAACTATCGGACTTCACCAATCAGCCCGCTGAGATGACCGCAGGGGAGGACACGCTTACTTTCAGCCGCAGCGGGGGCATATACCACAACGGTAAAGGGTATAATGCGGAAATCATAAAGAAATTCACCTTCTCAGGCGAGGGGATGGAGTTTGAGACTGAGCTTACGACCGACTGCCCGGCGGAGCTGACATACGTCTGCGAAATGAATTTTCATCTATGGAACATGGCAGGCGTCACGGTTAACGGCGGGGAAAGCGGAAGCTTCCACAAGGGCGGTACTTTTGACATAACAGACGGCATCACCGGAACAGTGACCGTTGAGACCAACGCCGAAGGCGCTTCATCCAATGTCTTTTACACCGTTTCTCAGTCGGAGAAAGGGGTGGATCTGACCGCTCAGGGTGTTTCACTGTTTATTCCCGTTAAATTCAGGGGAAAAGCAGAGCTCACGGGAAGACTGAAGGTTCAATGA
- a CDS encoding glycoside hydrolase family 57 protein, whose translation MKKLNLAFLWHMHQPFYRDGQDGTYHMPWVFLHAVKDYYEIPAYLKEYKGIRQTFNLVPSLLVQLKDYEDINVDDIFFKTMRKTPSELTSEERCGLVPQLFMANFANMIAPFRRYAELYSKNSRSGMFENTERLFSDSEILDLQVLYLLSWTGNFFRREYPLTESLIKKGRGFTQEDKISLMETLCESVKRIIPLYRELQETGSIEVSATPFYHPILPLLLDLDSAKEALPEISMPAAFGDFGRDPYWHVEEAVKYYERVFGRRPSGMWPAEGSISGRAAEVFSANGVKWIASDEDVLAGSAVLNFSVSAERKKLYCRHHYETASGRINIFFRDKILSDLIGFAYSGQEAAKAADDFVAKLKIIYDSVDESCVVPVILDGENAWEYYPENGEKFFRALYERLLREKWIRTVTMSEAIEIADVPERRLEKIRAGSWIYGNFTTWLGHREKNEAWRLLNAARQAADKAQDAAKKEKAMNEIHIAEGSDWFWWFGDDHFSLQADVFDKLFRGYLINSYRILDAEIPQELYIPIKRSYKSGLIRKPKYYLTAMPDGEVTSFFEWLSAGEFDLKFDSGAMHASSNMLRKLFFGYDSENLYLRIEGDFNGSLDKGYELETEITGSSPAKFRIPLNKGRGENGGGIKWGINRIAEIALPHRNMPDNTGRVYLVFRLFRDGEAMERAPQYNMVEVDLSDNFGDDWIV comes from the coding sequence ATGAAGAAACTGAATCTCGCGTTTTTATGGCATATGCACCAGCCTTTCTACAGGGACGGGCAGGACGGAACATACCACATGCCGTGGGTGTTCCTGCACGCCGTGAAGGACTACTACGAGATTCCCGCCTACCTGAAAGAATACAAGGGGATAAGGCAGACATTCAACCTTGTCCCATCGCTTCTTGTCCAGCTTAAGGACTATGAAGACATAAACGTTGACGACATTTTCTTTAAAACCATGCGGAAAACGCCTTCGGAGCTTACTTCAGAGGAGAGATGCGGGCTTGTGCCCCAGCTTTTCATGGCGAACTTCGCAAACATGATAGCTCCTTTCCGCAGATACGCCGAGCTGTACAGCAAAAACAGCCGCAGCGGAATGTTTGAGAACACGGAAAGGCTTTTCAGCGATTCCGAAATACTGGATCTTCAGGTGCTTTATCTGCTCAGTTGGACCGGTAATTTCTTCCGCAGAGAGTACCCGCTGACAGAAAGCCTCATCAAGAAAGGCAGAGGCTTCACTCAGGAGGACAAAATCAGCCTGATGGAGACTCTGTGCGAATCGGTGAAGCGGATCATCCCACTTTACAGGGAATTGCAGGAAACAGGCAGTATAGAGGTTTCCGCCACCCCGTTTTATCATCCGATTCTGCCCCTGCTTCTGGATCTGGATTCCGCTAAGGAAGCCCTGCCGGAAATATCCATGCCCGCAGCCTTCGGCGATTTCGGGCGTGATCCGTACTGGCATGTGGAAGAGGCTGTGAAATATTATGAAAGAGTCTTCGGACGCAGACCTTCGGGCATGTGGCCGGCGGAGGGGAGCATAAGCGGGCGCGCGGCGGAGGTTTTTTCCGCTAACGGCGTCAAATGGATAGCCAGTGACGAGGACGTTCTCGCGGGCTCTGCCGTGCTCAATTTCTCAGTCTCCGCCGAAAGAAAGAAACTCTATTGCAGGCATCATTATGAAACGGCAAGCGGACGGATAAATATATTCTTCCGTGACAAAATATTAAGCGATCTGATAGGCTTCGCCTACAGCGGTCAGGAAGCGGCGAAGGCGGCGGACGATTTTGTGGCGAAGCTGAAAATTATATACGATTCAGTGGATGAATCCTGTGTCGTGCCTGTCATTCTGGACGGCGAGAATGCTTGGGAATACTATCCGGAAAACGGGGAGAAATTTTTCCGTGCGCTGTATGAAAGGCTTCTCAGGGAAAAATGGATCAGAACCGTAACCATGTCCGAAGCTATTGAGATTGCGGATGTTCCAGAACGCAGGCTTGAAAAAATACGTGCGGGTTCATGGATATACGGCAACTTTACCACATGGCTGGGGCACAGGGAAAAGAATGAGGCATGGCGGCTGCTCAATGCCGCAAGGCAGGCGGCGGACAAGGCGCAGGATGCTGCAAAAAAAGAAAAAGCCATGAATGAGATACATATAGCAGAAGGGAGCGACTGGTTCTGGTGGTTCGGTGATGACCACTTCAGCCTTCAGGCGGATGTGTTCGACAAACTGTTCAGGGGTTATCTGATTAACTCGTACAGAATCCTAGACGCGGAGATTCCTCAGGAACTGTATATCCCCATAAAACGCTCCTACAAGTCGGGACTTATCAGGAAACCGAAATATTACCTCACCGCCATGCCGGACGGTGAGGTGACAAGCTTCTTTGAATGGCTCAGCGCCGGGGAATTTGACCTCAAGTTTGACTCCGGAGCTATGCACGCCTCATCAAACATGCTGAGAAAGCTGTTCTTCGGTTACGATTCTGAGAACCTGTACCTGCGTATCGAAGGCGATTTTAACGGTTCACTCGATAAGGGTTACGAGCTGGAAACCGAAATAACAGGCAGCAGCCCCGCAAAATTCCGCATACCCCTGAACAAAGGCAGAGGGGAGAACGGAGGCGGCATCAAATGGGGCATAAACCGCATAGCGGAAATAGCGCTGCCGCACAGGAACATGCCCGACAACACAGGACGCGTATATCTCGTCTTCCGCCTGTTTAGGGATGGAGAAGCGATGGAGCGCGCGCCACAGTACAACATGGTTGAGGTCGATCTCTCCGATAATTTCGGTGACGACTGGATAGTATAA
- a CDS encoding sugar phosphate nucleotidyltransferase, with amino-acid sequence MKAVVMAGGFGTRIQPLTSSVPKPMIPVMNKPMMEYIIDSLKNAGIVDIVILLYFKPEVIKNYFGDGSSKGVNIRYVQPDDDYGTAGAVKKAEAYLDERFIVVSGDLITDFSIQEIIGYHDFKQSKATITLTSVPDPLQFGVVITDKEGQIVRFLEKPGWGEVFSDTINTGIYVFEPEVLKYIPDNSNFDFSKDLFPKLMGGGTKIYGYNAKGYWRDVGNPDSYRAALQDILAGEVELPLSGTPNEQDNGICYMGKDVEVGEGAVFEGLVLLGDGCVIGKNAKIKDTVIGSGCTIGDDTSVESSILWENVETGYACNIKNAVLCNGVKLGKKVLGESGFIIAQDTEVGNYVIFEKDVMVWPNKQIEESSIVSSNLIWGDKWKKSIFEGGKVSARTNVEMSPELAAKLGSAFGSQLPAGSRVLLSRDYHRGSRMLKRCFLGGLLSTGVNATDVRMSPLPVMTHKLSTFGEVAGVYFRQSQTDSTHTEILFFDEHGTPIDSNFEKNIERVFFRENFRRASHEEIGEIYEQPMVKEFYRESFMRNIDISLVKTRRFKLVVDLMNGTTDNVYPEILNKTGTDSVILNAYQDEKKLSKTIHQLATSIKEVSEIVKVMEADLGFVVYPHGERLNIITNEGKSLRSDRALMFILKIMDLSAKKKMKVYLPAYAPTVMDSELKSIDIVRGKISGLKSEYLRNFDFVGSLGNSYMFTDNGTNTDSMFASVKILELLAKVNISVSDIMKLIPSYYFVHNVINCPLELKGFLMRKMSEEAMDKEASFLDGIKIMLGAMGWVHMVPDQYSANVHVYVESMSEADGKALQDEYIDKIQSWLEEQS; translated from the coding sequence ATGAAAGCAGTGGTTATGGCCGGCGGATTCGGAACAAGGATTCAGCCTCTGACATCCAGCGTTCCGAAGCCCATGATTCCGGTTATGAACAAACCTATGATGGAGTACATTATCGACTCCCTGAAAAACGCGGGGATAGTTGATATTGTAATCCTGCTTTATTTCAAGCCTGAAGTGATAAAAAACTACTTCGGCGACGGCAGCAGCAAAGGGGTAAATATCCGCTATGTGCAGCCGGACGATGATTACGGAACGGCGGGAGCCGTGAAAAAGGCGGAAGCATATCTGGACGAGCGCTTCATAGTGGTGAGCGGCGACCTCATCACCGATTTCAGCATTCAGGAGATTATAGGCTACCACGACTTCAAACAGTCCAAAGCCACCATAACCTTAACCTCTGTGCCAGATCCGCTTCAGTTCGGTGTGGTAATAACAGATAAGGAAGGGCAGATAGTCCGCTTTCTGGAAAAGCCGGGCTGGGGCGAGGTTTTCAGCGATACTATAAACACCGGCATATATGTTTTTGAGCCGGAGGTTCTGAAATATATACCTGATAACAGCAACTTTGACTTCTCCAAGGATCTGTTCCCCAAGCTGATGGGCGGCGGAACTAAGATTTACGGCTACAACGCCAAAGGCTACTGGCGTGATGTGGGCAATCCCGATTCATACCGTGCGGCATTGCAGGATATTCTGGCTGGCGAAGTGGAACTCCCTCTCTCCGGAACGCCAAATGAGCAGGATAACGGAATCTGCTACATGGGAAAGGATGTGGAAGTGGGCGAGGGCGCGGTTTTCGAGGGGCTTGTCCTTCTCGGTGACGGCTGCGTCATAGGCAAAAACGCCAAAATCAAGGACACTGTAATCGGCAGCGGCTGCACCATAGGGGATGATACCTCTGTGGAATCGTCTATCCTCTGGGAAAACGTTGAAACCGGTTACGCCTGCAACATAAAAAACGCCGTTCTCTGCAATGGGGTAAAGCTCGGTAAAAAGGTTCTTGGCGAAAGCGGATTCATTATCGCTCAGGATACGGAAGTGGGCAACTACGTCATATTCGAGAAAGACGTTATGGTCTGGCCGAACAAACAGATAGAGGAAAGCTCAATAGTCAGCAGCAACCTGATCTGGGGCGATAAATGGAAAAAATCCATATTTGAGGGGGGTAAGGTTTCCGCCCGCACAAATGTGGAGATGAGTCCCGAACTTGCCGCGAAGCTCGGTTCCGCCTTCGGCAGCCAGCTTCCGGCGGGCTCCCGTGTGCTTCTCAGCCGTGATTACCACAGAGGCTCCCGCATGCTTAAGCGCTGCTTTCTCGGCGGTCTGCTCTCAACGGGGGTAAACGCAACTGATGTGCGCATGTCGCCCCTGCCTGTGATGACTCACAAGCTCTCCACTTTCGGAGAGGTTGCGGGCGTTTATTTCCGTCAGTCACAGACCGATTCCACACACACGGAGATTCTTTTCTTCGATGAGCACGGAACACCAATCGATTCAAATTTTGAAAAAAACATAGAGCGTGTTTTCTTCCGCGAGAACTTCCGCCGCGCCTCCCACGAGGAGATAGGCGAAATCTACGAACAGCCGATGGTGAAGGAGTTCTACAGGGAAAGCTTCATGCGCAACATAGACATATCATTAGTGAAAACCCGCAGGTTTAAGCTTGTGGTGGATCTGATGAACGGCACTACGGACAATGTTTACCCTGAGATACTCAATAAAACAGGTACGGACTCGGTAATCCTGAACGCATATCAGGACGAGAAGAAGCTCTCCAAAACTATCCACCAGCTTGCCACCTCCATCAAAGAGGTGTCCGAGATAGTTAAGGTCATGGAGGCGGATCTGGGCTTTGTAGTATATCCCCACGGCGAAAGGCTGAACATTATCACTAATGAGGGGAAAAGCCTCCGCTCGGACAGGGCGCTGATGTTTATCCTCAAGATTATGGATCTCTCCGCCAAAAAGAAAATGAAGGTTTATCTGCCCGCTTACGCGCCCACTGTAATGGATTCCGAGCTTAAATCGATTGACATAGTCCGCGGCAAGATTTCCGGACTGAAGAGCGAATACCTCCGCAATTTCGATTTCGTCGGCAGCCTCGGCAACAGCTACATGTTTACAGACAACGGCACCAACACGGACTCAATGTTTGCCTCTGTGAAGATCCTCGAACTTCTGGCTAAGGTGAATATAAGCGTTTCGGACATAATGAAGCTTATCCCCTCATACTACTTTGTCCATAACGTTATCAACTGCCCGCTGGAGCTCAAGGGCTTCCTGATGCGTAAAATGAGCGAAGAGGCTATGGATAAGGAAGCATCGTTCCTTGACGGAATCAAGATAATGCTCGGCGCCATGGGATGGGTGCATATGGTTCCCGATCAGTATTCGGCTAATGTTCATGTTTATGTGGAATCCATGTCAGAGGCGGACGGAAAAGCGCTTCAGGATGAATACATAGATAAAATTCAGTCATGGCTGGAGGAACAGTCCTGA
- a CDS encoding response regulator, producing the protein MAYSVLVVDDESEIRLLYRTELEDSGYKVFEASNSAECFKILEKEKIDVILLDIKLKGESGIDILQEITRKYKTVKTILATAYSAYQDDFSTWLADGYWVKSPSDLESLLSEITTVIKKNKA; encoded by the coding sequence ATGGCATATTCGGTATTGGTTGTCGATGATGAATCGGAGATCAGGCTGCTTTACCGCACAGAGCTTGAAGACAGCGGCTATAAAGTATTTGAAGCTTCAAACAGTGCCGAATGCTTTAAAATACTTGAGAAAGAGAAGATAGACGTGATACTTCTTGACATAAAACTTAAGGGCGAAAGCGGGATAGACATACTTCAGGAGATAACCCGAAAATACAAGACGGTGAAAACGATCCTTGCCACTGCCTACAGCGCATATCAGGATGATTTTTCCACATGGCTTGCTGACGGCTACTGGGTTAAATCGCCTTCGGATCTGGAATCTCTCCTGAGCGAGATTACGACCGTTATAAAGAAAAACAAAGCCTGA
- the rpe gene encoding ribulose-phosphate 3-epimerase, translating to MIVAPSILSADFSRLAEEIKAIDEGGADWIHLDVMDGVFVPNITFGAPVIKHLRKTTDKPFDVHLMITDPDRYIRDFAEAGSSLITVHYEACTHLHRTVSEIKVHGCRAGVSLNPHTPVSVLEEILPFLDMVLIMSVNPGFGGQKFIESSVGKVAKLAEMKKTLNPELIIEVDGGVTDKNVKILKDAGCGAVVAGSYVFGASSYADAIKSLK from the coding sequence ATGATAGTTGCACCTTCAATATTAAGCGCGGATTTTTCAAGACTGGCGGAAGAGATAAAAGCCATTGACGAAGGCGGGGCGGACTGGATCCACCTTGACGTCATGGACGGGGTGTTTGTCCCCAATATCACCTTCGGCGCGCCTGTTATCAAGCATTTGCGCAAAACCACAGACAAACCCTTCGATGTGCATCTGATGATCACCGATCCGGACAGATACATCAGGGATTTCGCCGAGGCGGGCTCCAGTCTGATCACTGTGCATTATGAAGCGTGCACACACCTTCACAGAACAGTGAGCGAGATCAAAGTTCACGGATGCCGGGCGGGAGTGTCTCTCAATCCCCATACGCCTGTGTCGGTATTGGAGGAGATTCTGCCGTTTCTGGATATGGTGCTTATAATGTCCGTGAATCCCGGCTTCGGCGGTCAGAAGTTTATAGAAAGCTCTGTAGGCAAGGTCGCAAAACTCGCCGAGATGAAAAAAACGCTCAATCCTGAACTCATTATTGAGGTTGACGGCGGCGTGACTGATAAAAATGTAAAAATTCTTAAAGATGCCGGCTGCGGCGCTGTTGTTGCCGGAAGCTACGTTTTCGGCGCATCCTCATACGCCGACGCCATAAAATCCCTCAAATAA